The region gaaaATGTGTATGCTTCAGTCCTACTCATAAGGGGGAAGAAATTAATCACAGGATGTAGATGGAGGGAGAGATcttggagggagaaggaagggagaggaaaaaggtgGGCAGGATCAGGTGAGGGAGGAGAcaaggaggaagtagagaggaTCAGATAATTGAATGGAGTTGTGTAGCAGTTGGGGGATGGAGAACTGGTGGTagctactagaaagtcccagatgccagaaaaacAAGAGTTTCCCAGGATCCAATAGGGATttcattagctgaaataccaaaggggagagagaacctgtagagaccatatctagtAAATAGGCAAGGTTCCCTGTTGAGAGATGGgaccactcacccatctcaaaaatattaatccagaattgctcctgtcaaaaggaaatgcagggacaaagggtggagcagagactgaaggaaagggcatccaTGTACTGCCCCAccaagtattttatttcttaaaatgaaaatataattacacatttttctgtttcccctttctTGCCTCTAACCCTTCACATACACAGTTTACTCTCTCTAAAATTCAGGGTCTTTAtgtctttaattgttgttatatatatatatatatctatagaatcctaaatatataaatacgaCATACTGGTTCATAAAAAGTTACTtctttgtatatgagtacacgACTGAATGTTGATATTGTTTAACCAATTTAGGTAGTTTTCATCCATgaaaaaagaatatttgtttCAATCCAAACTTTCTCATTTGTCTTCAGTTCTGTATGTCTGAGGCCCCATAATATTTCTGTCCTCTGTGTTAACATTTCTCCTGCAGTCATGATTGTTtagaaatatagtttttaaaaataggatctGTGATATTTCTGGTATCACAGCATGGGAGGTGACTTGGCAAAACAGTCTACAGCTTTCAGACCCAGAATTTGAAAAGCCAGAAGCAAGACATATGGACAACAACTTCGAAAAACAAGAGAGGAAAAACTCACATTTCCCTTCTGAGCTCAGATAATTGGGAAATGTTCTATTTACACTGGTAGTACAGGTTCTCTAGAGTGATTGGAAAGTATAATTGTAATATTTTGTGATGCCAACACAATCAACCACTACTTCTGTGATATCTCCCCTTTGCTTCAGCTCTCCTGTACAAACACATATGTCAATGAGCttgtaatttttgttgttgggtgCATTAATATTATTGTTCCTTCCTCAACTATGTTTATTGCCTATGGTCTCACCTTCTCCAGTATCTTctgcatcagatcccctgaaggtAGACCTACATCTTTCAGCACTTGCAGCTCCCACATCAttgttgcttttctgttctttggtTCAGTGCATTTGCATATTTCAAATCATCCTCAGCTGGGTCTTTGGAtgaaggaaaattttcttctgtttttttataCCGATGTTGTTCCCATGATGAATTCCTCAATTTACAACTTGAGGAACAAAGATATCCAAGTTTCCCTCTAGAAAACTCTGAGCAGGAAGAAGTTTTGACTGTTCAGTGTTGTCTTTATAAATCTTATATTTGCGTAGAGATAGTTTGTGTTGATGGGCAACAAAGgatatgtctgtgtttgtctttcttagaaaatattctttttatttaaaaatttcaggtTTTGAACATGCATAAAGTCATAGTGTAATCCTGAAACctatttttttcatcaaaataaaTTTGAGTCTTCTAGATTTGGTTTTAATATATCCAGAGTTTATCATCTTtcttgttttgtcattttttataaTTGCCCAtgctgtgttttatttaaaaacaatgtcttaaAGCAATTTACCTTTTCATCCCTTTCATTACAAACTTAACTTTTTCCTACTTATAATACAAAACTATTCTTCAAATAAGTAACACTAGCATCCCAGTTTCTACTCTGTGTAAGAATTTCTCATTTGaagttatttcatttaatatataatttgaacatctgattctgttctgttcttttctgtacATCTTCCATTGGAAAGCAACATACCCTTTGCAATGGCCAGTTTGATAGATAATGACTTATTGGTAATCCATAGTTTAATGAAACATGTAGAATTTTCTCCTTGTTTCAGGTTTCAAATACCCTATTAATTTATGCTTACTTTTTgcatatgttatttttattttgagaaaatgaacacagaaatttatattttttcaaaactgGATTATAGCTTGTTTTTTTTGAAACTGGATTATGGTTTGTTTTCATGACACATGTGTCTAGGGTTGTTGCAGTGGttactttattttggattattattttcattataactGTCCAGGCTTTTTGCAATAGGGTATTGAGTTCatctacaaataaaaagaaaagtaatttgaATGTTTTATTGGTCCTTTAGTTCAAGAAAAGAAGATATTGGAGAGAATGAGTGTGAAGGACCGACATTAAACTAGAAGCCAGTGAGACAATGAGTAAAAGATCCTCTCTCCTAGGAATAGGGAAGGGGTTTTGAAAATCACATTACTATCTGAATCTTAACTTTCTTCTATAGAGCATGGCTAATATTTCTCTTGCTCTGTTAATCTCACACTGTCTTTTGCCCCAAATATGATAAAGCATGAGTATTGCTCTGAGTGATGAAGATTGTCTTATTGGGAAAGTAAGAAAGGCTACGTTTGTTGAAAGAAAATCTTCTGGTCATATTGTCCAGGAATTTCTAGATTAAATTAATAGAGGTGGAAAGATGCTTTCTGTCTGTAGTTTGCACTATTCCAAGGGATGCCATTCCAAACCatgaaatgattcttttttttttattattattttttatgtttttatttttggtttttcgagacagggtttctctgtgtagccctggctgtcctggaactcactctgtagaccaggctggccttgaactcagaaatctgtctgcctctgcctcccaagtgctgggattaaaggtgtgagccaccaccgcccagcccatgAAATGATTCTTAACGATACTCTTATAGACCAGATTCTAGCATAATGGTCCTCAGGGAGGCTTTATCTCGCAATGtacaggagcaggagcaggagcagatgcagagactcagacTCAAACGTTAGACAGAAACTGGGGAATCCTatggaaaagggggaagaagtaTTGAATGAGTAAAAGGATATATCAAGGTCACCACAAGAAATctgcccacagaatcaactaaccagggctcaTAGGAGATGACTGAGAATGAACCAACAAAACAGGGAGTCTCTCTAGAtatgacctaggtcctctgcatatatgttatagttatGTAATTTGATGTTCCAATGAGACTTCTAATAGAGGGAGGAGGAGTTtgttctgactcttttgcctgcttttgggacccttttcctcctaccaGTTTCCCTCATCTAGCCTTAATAGAatggatgtgcctagtcttaatTTAACTTGATATATCATGTATGGTTGATAACTATGGGAGCCctacccttttctgaagggaaatggagaagtggattttggaaagagaaaatgtgtgGAGGAGGgaataggaggagaggaggaaggagaaactgcAAATGGAATATAATATATGGGAGAAAAATAAGTTGAAAAAGAAGTAAGGTGAGCAGCAgcaatctctttttttcttgactGTGGACACAGTGTGGCAATCTGCCTTTCACTTACGCCACCTTGATTCCTCATCATGATTCTCTTTATGTTAGTCTGTAAGCCAATATACATCCCTTTTTGTTAAGTGGTTCCTCTTGGaaattttgtcacagcaatgagaaaagcaactgCTGAAGCACTGAATCAAAAAACATTTTGCAATCACAGAATATAGAGACAACTCTTCTACCTCTACAGCGATAAGGTACTAATGAAAAGAGCCCTGGATCACACATACATGTCTACAAAGAAACATGCAAATTTTCAATGCGCTCATTAGCAGGGCCCACCATTACTAGTCACtaggaatatttaaataaaaagtattacCAGAATTTAATTCTACAGGTCTTGGTGGTCActgtaaaaaccaaacaaaacagatgaaacaactttctgaacagaacaccaatggctcaggctttaagatcaaaaattgataaatgggatttATGACACTGAAAAGGGAAAAGAcactatcaataagacaaaacgacAGCCTACCAATTAGAAAAGGACCTTCACTAACCACATTTCAGTCATagagctaatattcaaaattcataaataactcaagaatttAGACAATACAAAagacccaattaaaaatgagctGCAGAGttaaacagaaaattctaaacagaggaatctcatataaccaagaagcacttaaagaaatgttcaatggccttagtcatcagggaaatgcaatcaaaacaccccaagattccatcttatacccatcacAATGTCTAAGATCATGCTAGCAAACATGTGGAGAAGGGGTAAAACTCTTCCATTGTTGATAGAAATGAAATCTtgcacaaccactttggaaatcaatttgatgaTTTCTGAGAAACCGGCAATAGTTCTACCTCacgacccagctataccactcatgggcatatgcccaaaagattcCTCAGTATACCACAGGGAGACTTtttcaactatgttcacagcagcttcaTTTGTAAAagtaagaaactggaaacaaactagatgttTCTCAGCTGAATGATGGATAAAATAATGTGCTACatctatacaatgaaatactattcggctactaaaaacaaagacatcatgagtttttcaggcatATAGAAAAATACTTAcagtatgtactcatttataagtggacaATAGTCATAAAAcacaaccatgctacaatccacaaaataaaagaaactgagTAATTAGGGTGTCCTGAGGAAGGAGGTaggaatctcactcagaagggaaaactaaatagtcatcagaggttGATGGATAGAGAGAACTGGGTAGAGGAAGAGGTGAGGAGGGGACCCGGGATGGCAAACAGGTGTGAGAAGAGAGGCTGGCAAAAGTGGGCTGAGAGGGAGAATAGAAATCTATTTGTTTGGGGTAGGAGGTGGGCATCTCTGGTGACTATCTGGAAGCCTGGGATGAGAGAGGATACATAAAATCTATAAGGATTAACCCTAGCTTAAATTCCTACCAAAGGGTAATATAGAGAATGAAATGGTCACCTCCTGTACCCAGACAGAACTTCTATAGGAGGAATGGGGACATCAATCCACCTACAAAATCTTCAATCCAAAATGTGTCTTGCCTACTAGGTTTGCAGGGATTAAGATGGAGCAGAATCTGAGTGAATAGTCAGCTAAGGACTTTCTTAACTTGAGATCTATCATGTGAGAGAGGCAACCtctggcactattaatgatactctgctatgcttgctgGTAGGAAACTTGCATGATTGTCTCCTAGATGTTTCATCTAGCAGCAGATAGAGGAAGATGCAAATACCcaagccaaacatcaggcagactcagggactcttatggaagagctgAAGAAAGAAGTGAGCAAGTTTGAGGGGTTAAGAACACCACgggaagacccacagagtcaactaacctgtgaCCAGGGGAGTTTTAAAccctgagccaccaatcagggaGCAGGCAGAAGCTGGACCCAGAAaacctacacatttgtagcaaatgtgctgTGTTCATGGGGTTCCCCTAACACATGGAACAGgggctgtttctgtctctgttcccaaACATTggattctttcctcctcttcttgaaGCTCTGGTtgagcctcagtgggaggggacgTGCCTAGACCTACTAGGACTAGATGCTCCCCAGTGGAGCGTTACACAAGAGGAGTCCCCTCTCTGAGTAGAAGAGGCAGGGTCAATGGGAGAAGAGATTTGTAAAGGTGgtaaggggaggaaggggaacaaTGGGAAAAATATAATGTGGAATTTTTTGGCATACATAAACTTTTGTATAGACTCATGTTATGAAAAGAGTAAGCCAGgtagtagtggcgcacgcctttaatcccagcacttgggaggcagaggcaggcagatttctgagttcgaggccagcctggtctacagagtgagttccaggacagccagggctacacagagaaaccctgtcttgaaaaacaaaaacaaaacaaaacaaaacaaaagaaaaagagtataGACCTGACATTCAGACAGTCATCCTAATTAAAACATGACTTtaggtaaattttaaaaataaataaaagaacttatGGTTTTCCCTTTTTTGTAATAATACCTAATAATTAACTGTCCTAACAAAATGTTCCTTGGAAGGAACAAAATATTGCTAAGATGGTTATAACATTCCTTATCTAAACTGATCTCCTAAAAAATTTGTGGAAATATTCATAATCTTTTCTATGCTCTTGAAATGCTTTTGAATAACTCTATAACTACAATGGTTTCTATGCATTCTTTCAGTCACTAAGCATATACACTTAGGAATACATTGTGTTCAGTGTTCAAATGAGCATGGCAATATACAGACAGTAACATTGCCTAgttcctggaattccatctatagaccaggctggactcaaactcagagatatgcttgTGTTTTCCTCCAGAGTGGAGGAATTGAAGACATggggcaccactgcccagcagaataTTTGAACTGAACAACATAGTACATGAATCAACTCTCATATACTAagtcaattaatttttaaaattatgtataaataaCAAGATTTTCAAATGATAATggaataaatataatttcttataaaaaCCAGAAAGAGTACCAATATGAATACCTGactcacatctttaaaaaatttcacaTAGTGAGTTTCTATGTAAATGCAAACACTAAAATTTAAGGCTTACTGAAGATAATAATAGAGGAAATTTGTGATTTAGGGTTAGGCAAAAATTAGGAAAGAATTAGAAGACAGATTTATAAGACAAAAGTACTTAAATTGGACTTTATAAGATAAAACTGTTTTCTTCTAAAGATAGTGTTGAAAGCATGAAATCAAACCCCCAATTACTGACTGAAGTTCTCAGAAGTATCCAGTGGGTGCTTAGAGAAACCACTACACAAAAAAATTTGAtcctttaaaattgtttaaataataaacatctctctctctctctctctctctctctctgtgtgtgtgtgtctgtctaccatcttctatctatcatgtatctatttatctgtctgtctatcttcatCTACCTATCATgtatctatatgtctgtctgtctgtctgtcggtcggtcggtcggtcagTTGATCGATCAATTGATCTATCTACCAAtctatctttatttatatttggcATTCTATGGTCTGCAGAACTCGAAgtcatttaaaatctttaaaaatttttagagaaaTTAATTAGGAAGCTTGGAGTATATTCCGATGGAAATTCttaattaagataaaaaaaaaaaaaaaagaaacagcaaaacaagcagTAGATCCCTCTACAGAAATCAAGATAATTGGGGAAGTTGGGAGTTTGCATTTCCATATCTACAAGAAGGTGTATTTTCCCTAAAGAGAAACTTGCAAAAAATTTTAAGTCCCAAGGGAACTAAAGGCACTTCATGATCCAAGTTGTAAATACAAtcacctcattttctttttatatttacatgCTGTCCTCTTGGGAAGGGAGTAAGTCTACTTCTACTCCATTTATAAGCAAATGAGTTGAGCCATTTAAGTCACAATAAAAACTTGGCCTTATCTAGTGGCAGTGTGCAGATCATAATAAAGTTAGTTTCCTCTGCTGTTGGAGAACACTCCAAATTCTAATAACAAAATATCACCTGTAGTTCAGAAGTATTTTCAGAGTATATCAGGAATTAagtctttattatattttcttaatataataaaagcaacaaaagCTTTGGAATCCAGAATTTCTCTTTTACATATAGTGAAGAGCAAAGGTAAGAAATCTCTGAATTTTTGCTGATATATTGATTTTCTGAATCCCACATGTATAAACATTCTTCTTAATATGAGACATATGTCAACATGACATTTGATCTGATGTCAAAATCTCTAGCCTTATTCATAGCTCTACCAGAAATAAATTGATACATATGACCATTAATGAGTGGCCAAGGCCTCAACCTCCAGTTTTATATGTGTGGACAGGACTCtattgaaagaataaataaatgtgagggaaatgtttctttcctcatcttttttcACTTAACTTCATTTCcagaaattatatttatgtttttatcaaTGTCCTCTGTATATGATAGTTTCCTGATGTACTGTACACTTTTATGTGCTCAGGTAGGGCTAGTCTCACATGTATTCAACCCAAATTCTTTTCACTGGTGGTGAAAGAACCATGATAGGAAGAAAGATCATTACCTAATGAGAACATTTTCCTGTGTCTGCAGATTCTCTTAGAGAAACATGGCCTCTacaaatgtctctttggtgactGAATTCATTCTGGTAGGTTTAACAAGCCAGCATGATCTCCAAATACCCCTGTTCTTTGTGTTTCTAATAATGTATATTGTGACTGCATTGGGAAATTTGTGTTTGATAATTCTTATTATGTTAAATTCACATCTACACACCCCTATGTACTTTTTCCTCTTTAACTTGTCCTTTATAGACCTCTGTTACTCTACTGTGTTCACCCCAAAAATGCTGATGAATTTTATGTTGAGCAGGAATGCAATTTCTTACATGGGATGCTTGACCCAGctctatttcttttgcttttttgtgaTTTCTGAGTGTTATATGTTGACTTCaatggcctatgatcgctatgtggccatctgtaatCCACTCTTGTACACTGTTGCCATGTCCCCTAAGTTGTGTTTGAACCTTATGCTTGGTACATATGTAATGGCATTTTCTGGTGCCATGGCTCACACAGGATGTATGCTAAGACTGACCTTCTGTGATGCTAACACCATCAACCACTACTTCTGCGACATTCTCCCTGTGATGCAGCTCTCCTGCACCAGCACCTATGTGAATGAGCTCGTAGTTTTCATTGTTGTGGGCATCAACATCATTGTTCCCAGCATCACCATCTTCATCTCTTATGGTTTTATCCTCTCCAGCATTTTCCACATCAAGTCCAATGAAGGCAGGTCCAAGGCCTTCAGCACCTGCAGTTCCCACATAATTGCAGTTTGTCTGTTCTTTGGATCAGGTGCATTTATGTATCTCAAaccatcttcttcttcatctatGGATCAAGGAAAAACCTCTTCTGTATTTTATACAAATGTGGTTCCCATGATGAATCCCTTAATCTACAGTTTAAGGAACAAAGATGTAAAAATGGCCCTGAGAAAAACTCTGAGCAGATGGAAgttttgaaaggagaaaacacGTATCTGCCTGTGGCTAGGAGGCATGCTGATATTTTGTATTTA is a window of Arvicanthis niloticus isolate mArvNil1 chromosome 26, mArvNil1.pat.X, whole genome shotgun sequence DNA encoding:
- the LOC143438996 gene encoding olfactory receptor 8B3-like, which gives rise to MASTNVSLVTEFILVGLTSQHDLQIPLFFVFLIMYIVTALGNLCLIILIMLNSHLHTPMYFFLFNLSFIDLCYSTVFTPKMLMNFMLSRNAISYMGCLTQLYFFCFFVISECYMLTSMAYDRYVAICNPLLYTVAMSPKLCLNLMLGTYVMAFSGAMAHTGCMLRLTFCDANTINHYFCDILPVMQLSCTSTYVNELVVFIVVGINIIVPSITIFISYGFILSSIFHIKSNEGRSKAFSTCSSHIIAVCLFFGSGAFMYLKPSSSSSMDQGKTSSVFYTNVVPMMNPLIYSLRNKDVKMALRKTLSRWKF